A portion of the Streptomyces sp. YPW6 genome contains these proteins:
- a CDS encoding MupA/Atu3671 family FMN-dependent luciferase-like monooxygenase encodes MTDFSVYFFSSNDDNGFGDRYRFILDVARYIDDRGFRAIWTPERHFQEFGGSFPNPSVLSAALAVATDNLHLRAGSVVLPHHHPVRVAEEWSLVDQLSDGRVGICLATGWHKGDFVFHPDLYDARREYTFGHIETLRSLWRGEQVEFPGPDGEPLGVRTYPRPRQPELPLWLVHTSNPRTWTQAGRAGLNVLTLLDSWERLEENIGAYRSARAAAGLDPAGGTVTVGLHTFVGDDEAEVKGIVHDPVRRYLSSFVTQKRADAAVDGTSSSMSDAEQRALVDIAAEDFYQRRSLLGTPDKCAGVVQRLSDIGVGEIACLVDFGVPFDTVLGMLPKLDELRARFAPPEAAAPVSAAPAPSADPGLSWYYART; translated from the coding sequence ATGACCGACTTCAGCGTCTACTTCTTCTCCTCCAACGACGACAACGGCTTCGGGGACCGCTATCGGTTCATCCTCGACGTGGCCCGCTACATCGACGACCGGGGCTTCCGTGCCATCTGGACCCCCGAACGGCACTTCCAGGAGTTCGGCGGCAGCTTCCCCAACCCGTCGGTGCTCAGCGCCGCCCTGGCGGTCGCCACGGACAACCTGCATCTGCGGGCCGGCAGCGTCGTGCTGCCGCACCACCACCCGGTGCGGGTGGCCGAGGAGTGGTCCCTGGTCGACCAGCTGTCCGACGGCCGGGTGGGCATCTGCCTGGCCACGGGCTGGCACAAGGGCGACTTCGTCTTCCACCCGGACCTCTACGACGCCCGCCGCGAGTACACCTTCGGGCACATCGAGACGCTGCGCTCCCTGTGGCGCGGCGAGCAGGTCGAGTTCCCCGGCCCGGACGGCGAGCCGCTCGGTGTGCGCACCTATCCGCGCCCGCGGCAGCCGGAGCTGCCGCTGTGGCTCGTCCACACCTCGAATCCGCGGACGTGGACACAGGCCGGGCGGGCGGGACTCAACGTCCTCACGCTCCTGGACAGCTGGGAACGCCTGGAGGAGAACATCGGCGCCTACCGGTCCGCGCGCGCCGCGGCCGGTCTCGACCCGGCCGGCGGGACCGTCACGGTCGGCCTGCACACCTTCGTCGGTGACGACGAGGCCGAGGTGAAGGGCATCGTGCACGACCCGGTGCGCCGCTACCTGTCCTCCTTCGTCACCCAGAAACGCGCCGACGCGGCCGTGGACGGCACGTCCTCATCGATGAGCGACGCGGAGCAGCGGGCGCTCGTCGACATCGCGGCGGAGGACTTCTACCAGCGGCGTTCCCTGCTCGGCACGCCGGACAAGTGCGCCGGGGTGGTCCAGCGGCTCAGCGACATCGGCGTGGGTGAGATCGCCTGCCTCGTCGACTTCGGCGTCCCCTTCGACACGGTCCTCGGTATGCTGCCGAAGCTCGACGAACTCCGTGCGCGCTTCGCGCCGCCCGAGGCCGCCGCACCCGTGTCCGCCGCGCCCGCGCCGTCCGCCGATCCCGGGCTGTCCTGGTACTACGCCCGCACCTGA
- a CDS encoding thioesterase domain-containing protein, whose product MRPLALAGGTAVLATADATSWDRALVPPPAILAPVTAPGGPASRTGAAELAARTGGASRSVPAPPAITDREIRTAPVEDRRFLVPINRSGDKAPSFWVHHLFGDVSYCIYLSRYLGMDHPFYGLEQLDSDLRFTEFASIEAMAARYVAEIRQEHPDGPYVLGGASFGGILAFEMARQLTEAGQEVAHLYLVDALLPGTGAWSGVDNSVITEENQDAVTLMLIGNSASQLWKADPSLSIDELTGMTPDEAMDHITRHVVEGSPAELSPDEVHRLIRTRFALLDLNGKLLLNYEARPFARPVRTTVFHATNGFSAAENPYGMPAIGRDDSDTTNGLGTFAGDDVTVHALDADHFTIVLEDNLRAIAEVVTRTLPALTPNGPRS is encoded by the coding sequence GTGCGGCCGCTGGCGCTCGCGGGCGGCACCGCCGTCCTGGCCACCGCCGACGCCACCTCCTGGGACCGCGCCCTGGTGCCCCCGCCGGCGATCCTGGCCCCGGTCACCGCCCCGGGCGGCCCCGCCTCCCGCACCGGAGCCGCCGAACTCGCCGCGCGCACCGGCGGCGCGTCCCGCTCCGTGCCCGCTCCGCCGGCGATCACCGACCGGGAGATCCGCACCGCCCCGGTGGAGGACCGCCGCTTCCTGGTCCCGATCAACCGGAGCGGTGACAAGGCGCCCTCGTTCTGGGTGCACCACCTCTTCGGAGACGTCAGCTACTGCATCTACCTGTCCCGCTACCTGGGGATGGACCACCCCTTCTACGGTCTCGAACAGCTCGACTCCGACCTGCGGTTCACGGAGTTCGCGTCGATCGAGGCCATGGCCGCCCGTTACGTCGCGGAGATCCGCCAGGAGCACCCCGACGGCCCGTACGTCCTGGGAGGCGCCTCCTTCGGCGGGATCCTGGCCTTCGAGATGGCCCGCCAGCTGACCGAGGCGGGCCAGGAGGTCGCGCACCTCTACCTCGTCGACGCGCTGCTGCCCGGCACCGGCGCCTGGAGCGGCGTCGACAACTCCGTGATCACGGAGGAGAACCAGGACGCGGTGACGCTGATGCTCATCGGCAACTCCGCCTCCCAGCTCTGGAAGGCGGACCCGAGCCTGAGCATCGACGAGCTGACCGGAATGACCCCGGACGAGGCCATGGACCACATCACCCGGCACGTCGTCGAGGGGTCCCCGGCCGAGCTGTCGCCCGACGAGGTGCACCGCCTGATCCGTACCCGCTTCGCTCTGCTCGACCTCAACGGCAAGCTGCTGCTGAACTACGAGGCCCGGCCGTTCGCCCGCCCGGTGCGCACGACGGTCTTCCACGCCACGAACGGCTTCTCGGCCGCCGAGAACCCCTACGGCATGCCCGCCATCGGCCGCGACGACTCCGACACCACCAACGGCCTGGGCACCTTCGCCGGGGACGACGTGACCGTCCACGCCCTGGACGCCGACCACTTCACGATCGTCCTGGAGGACAACCTCCGTGCCATCGCCGAGGTCGTGACCCGTACCCTGCCCGCCCTCACGCCGAACGGACCGCGCTCATGA